A genome region from Oncorhynchus masou masou isolate Uvic2021 chromosome 14, UVic_Omas_1.1, whole genome shotgun sequence includes the following:
- the rusf1 gene encoding RUS1 family protein C16orf58 homolog encodes MPVVATERYGSLESWKYQLKDGVMEREREGGNGGTTGKNIISVFKSVFLPQGYPESVSGDYLQYQFWDTLQAFSSSLSGTLATQASLRGVGVGNQEATVAAATITWLLRDGTGMLGRILFAWLKGNKLDSEAKKWRLVADVLNDIAMFMEILAPNFPTCFTLIVCSAGIFKSIVGVAGGATRAALTLHQARRDNMADISAKDGSQETLVNLAGLLVSLILIPLVTDSPLLTFVLFFLFTILHLCANYKAVRSVVMETLNEARLAIVLHQYLRDGRVLGPLEANLKEPVFLEFRRTVPIKLGVRLGELIYTSEDLNLAMKNNHKPFLIGVKHGSVCVCLGPDASVCDEIRAVCQAVCLCTVLHPVSPLEGALKQLSMSHSNNHWELVHESHKLMDQIFQPFLKALEVAGWQTSRTQLDWDEWRVEWKKKSS; translated from the exons ATGCCAGTGGTGGCAACGGAGAGATATGGCTCCCTCGAGTCATGGAAATATCAGTTGAAGGATGgagtaatggagagagaaagagaaggtggcAACGGTGGGACGACTGGAAAAAACATCATTAGCGTGTTCAAA AGTGTCTTCTTGCCTCAAGGGTATCCAGAGAGTGTCAGTGGCGATTACCTGCAGTATCAATTTTGGGATACTCTTCAG gccttctCCAGTTCTCTTTCAGGTACTCTTGCCACCCAGGCCTCTTTAAGGGGTGTTGGTGTTGGAAACCAAGAGGCAACAGTTGCTGCTGCAACAATTACCTGGTTATTACGAG ATGGCACAGGCATGCTGGGAAGAATCCTATTTGCCTGGCTTAAAGG GAATAAACTGGACTCTGAGGCCAAAAAATGGAG GCTTGTTGCTGATGTTCTCAATGATATCGCCATGTTCATGGAAATACTGGCTCCTAACTTCCCAACATGCTTCACTCTAATTGTGTGCTCTGCTGGAATATTCAAG TCCATTGTCGGGGTTGCAGGTGGGGCCACCAGAGCTGCTTTGACTCTTCACCAAGCTCGCAGAGACAACATGGCGGACATCTCTGCCAAAGATGGCAGCCAG GAGACTTTAGTGAATCTGGCTGGCCTGCTGGTCAGTCTGATCCTTATTCCTCTTGTCACTGACAGTCCACT GCTGACGTTCGTCCTCTTCTTCCTTTTCACCatcctccacctttgtgcaaatTACAAAGCAGTGCGTTCAGTTGTCATGGAGACACTCAACGAAGCTCGGCTTGCTATTGTGCTCCACCAATACCTGAGAGATGGACGGGTCCTCGGTCCACTAGAGGCCAATCTTAAAGAGCCTGTATTCTTGG AGTTCAGGAGGACAGTGCCAATCAAACTGGGAGTGAGGCTAGGGGAACTTATTTATAC GTCAGAAGACCTTAATTTGGCCATGAAAAACAACCACAAGCCCTTCCTTATCGGAGTCAAACATG gctctgtgtgtgtttgtttgggaCCAGATGCATCTGTATGTGATGAGATTAGGGCTGTGTGCCAAGCAGTGTGCCTCTGCACTGTGTTACACCCTGTCTCGCCACTAGAGGGGGCTCTCAAACAACTCTCAATGTCACACAGCAACA ATCATTGGGAGCTGGTGCATGAGAGTCATAAACTTATGGACCAAATCTTTCAGCCATTCCTCAAAG CTCTGGAGGTAGCTGGATGGCAGACCAGTCGAACCCAACTGGACTGGGATGAATGGAGGGTGGAGTGGAAGAAGAAGAGCAGTTGA